A region of the Fimbriimonadaceae bacterium genome:
ACTTCCCGTCACAAGATCCGCTGTTCACGAATCATCATCCGCATTCCCGAGGGGAGCGCATGACGACACGCGGGATGCGGAAGCAGCTGAAGGCCGGGTTCAAAGAAGCGGGCCTTGCCCAACCCCATGTGACCGCCCTGTCACTCCGGCTGTCGGGCGGAGCCTTGGCCTATCGGAAAGGGGCGAGCCCGTCTGAGCTCAAAAGGACCATGCGGCATGAATCCATTCAGACGACCCAGGTCCTCATTGACCAGGTCAACCGCATACGATTTGGGGCGGAACGCTACCTGGACGATATTCAGTAGTTACGGAAATGGCGGTGCACCCGCCAAAAGGCTCTCGGAACAGCCTCTACCCACCGACTTCCCCCGGGTGACCAACCCAGGAACCGGTTGCCAAGTGAAACCGTGAATGAGTCAGACCTTCCTAGAATGCTTTCTGGCGGCGTACCCAGCACCCCACGGCCAAGGCAGGAGCGAACGAACGCACCACCGCTGGTCGGTCAGAGCGTGATAGACCCTTCACAACTCGGAACAGCCGCGGCCTTTCATTGATAATCTTCTGGTTTTCTTTGCAGGATCTCCATGAAAATCTTTGCCGCCAGATAGCGTCCCGCCGCTTCCACATATCGGAATTCCGCATCTACCGCAATGGGATAGCGCTCACCAACGACGAGCGACTCAGCCATCTCCACATGGTGGTTGATCTCGCCTTCATGACGAACCACGTGCAGGACGCGCGCAGGACCGATCCATCCTCGATCCGCCGTCTGTCCTTCTTCTTCCGGAAGAAAGATCGTACGCGACAGCCTCACCACAGGACGCTCACCAGGCACAATAGCCGTGACCACAGCGAAACTTTGCAAGCGTGGATCCGGAAGATCCTCGCCCCTGGTGATAGTGTTGAAGGCGTCGTCTTCGTCACTCACGCGGCAGGCCTTGGCTGATAGCGCTGAACGCGAATGTCTTTCGCCCGACTGCGCGTTTGGGTGATGTCATAGGAATTTTGCATTCGCATGAGCGTCTCCATATCGACTCCGAAGGCCTTCTCAAAGCGCAACGCCATGTCACCCGACAGATCCGCCTTGGCATTGAGCAAACTCGATAAGGTCGGGCGCGAGACACGTAGCACCTTAGCCGCTTCCGTCACAGACAGATGATGAGCCTCGATAACTTCCGATCGTAAAAAATGGCCCGGATGGACCGGCTTCAACATCCGCATAGCTTTCCCCTCAGTGATAGTCTTCATAATTCACCTCCACAATTTCCCCGTCCTTAATCTGGAACGTCAGACGCCAATTGCGTGTGACGTGCAGGCTCCAGACGCCTTTGCGATTGCCGGTGAGCTGATGGGCTTTCCATGAAGGAAAGGCGCGTAAATGCTCCGGCTCCCGCATATCCTGTAGAAAGGACAGCATGGCGCGGAGTTTATCCACCGCATCGGGAGGGAGACCTTTGGCCTTGTCCTCGAGATATAGTTTCTTCAATCCCTTATGGGAAAAATTCGTAATCTTCACTTCTTACTGTAGCCTGTTGCCTTACACATGTCAATATTGAGCTGGCGCGGCGATGAACTCTTAGCAGGAGTGGATGTAAGGAAACAGCTACCCAGCGTGGATTGCTCTTATGGTTCCTGCCGCCTAGTAACGAGCGGTTTCAAGCTCCAAGTGCAACGGGCGAATGATAGCGCACGTGCGCATAGACTTGCAGCGGGGTCGCAAAGTCGAGACATTTTCGTTGGCGCGTGTTCAGCCGATAGGCAATGGCGCTCAACTATCGCAGAGTATAGCAGGACAGGTCTGTCCCCTTGGGCAAGTACTGACGCAGCAACGCGTTGGTATACTCGTTGGTCCCGCGTTGCCACGGGCGCATGCGGATCGGCAAAAAGATCTGGATCGCAAGCCGCTGGGCCAAGCGCGTGTGCTCCACCATTTCTTTGCCCCGTAATAGGTCAGCGTTGTTCGCAATGGAGCGGGCGCCTGTCACAATATCCTGGTGAACCCTTGATAGGTACTCCAGGCATCCGGTCCATCCATTCGCGCCAGCAAGACCAGGCGCGTGATCCGCGAGCTGGGCTCTCATTGCCGACGACGAGAATCGACCGGCGTTGAGCCGACTGGCATCGTGGGAGACACACCACAGGGCTCATCGCCGATACAATCGGGAGGTATTCCCCCAGGTGGTCTCAACTGCCTCCTGTTTTTTCCAAGTCCAATTTTGCTACAGGGACACGTCTGGTCCTGAATGCAGCGCATCGCTTCGCACTTCAAATCGTATGTACTAAGCCGTTGCAGATCTCCAGCACTATTCTGCTTCTTTTCCTTGGCCCTTATCCCCACAGTGGAACAGTTGGGCTGCCTGGCCGATTCGAGTGGCTCTCGGCCAGCCTCTCTGCAAAGGCATCATGTCCTCGGTTACCCGGTGGGTTTTCATCCAATGCGCCCACATAGTGGAATAACGCGCCAAAGGCCGCCACGTTTAGGCCGTGCCCGGTCTCATGGCGAACCAGACCTGCATCGCCGCTCGCGCCCTCCCGCAGGAAGACGAAGTTACCGAGGTTGAAGCCATCCGCACCACCTGATGGCTCAATCAACCCGCCGCCCATCACGATGATGCCCGTGCCCCAATCAATGCTGATGTGGTCAATGCGCGCAGCATCCCAACCGCTGCCACCAAACCAGCCGGGGATAGTCACTGTGAAGAAGTGCATCACGACGTTGACGACGAAGAAGATGAGCCCCACGCCCGTCGCCAACCACGACATCGGCATCAGCCAACTCGCCCAGCCCAAAACGCCCTGGTAAAAACTGTTCTGCGCAACGCCATCGAACACGGCTAAAAAGTTGATGACGCCCAGCGACACACCCACAAACGGCCCAAAGATGGCGGTGGCCAAACCGGCGTTCAACCCCGCATTCATCCCAATCAAGAAGCCGCGCATAAAGTCGCCAAAGCCGGTGCCCGCCGTTGCGCTGGCGATGGCGTACAAGCCCACCATCACCCCAAACGCACCTACTGTTAAGCCTATGCCCACCAGCACGGCCACAAACACACCAAACGCGCCTGCCGTCATCACCGTGAGGGCCACAATCGCCACAGCAGCAATCACGCCCACAATCACACCCACAACGCCGCCCAGCACGCTCCAAAACGAGAGGCCGGTTGGGTCGGTCTTATTCAGCGGATCGTTGGCGACGTAGATAAACGGGTGCAGCGCCTTCGGGT
Encoded here:
- a CDS encoding tyrosine-type recombinase/integrase, with the translated sequence FPSQDPLFTNHHPHSRGERMTTRGMRKQLKAGFKEAGLAQPHVTALSLRLSGGALAYRKGASPSELKRTMRHESIQTTQVLIDQVNRIRFGAERYLDDIQ
- a CDS encoding HigA family addiction module antidote protein, yielding MKTITEGKAMRMLKPVHPGHFLRSEVIEAHHLSVTEAAKVLRVSRPTLSSLLNAKADLSGDMALRFEKAFGVDMETLMRMQNSYDITQTRSRAKDIRVQRYQPRPAA
- a CDS encoding type II toxin-antitoxin system mRNA interferase toxin, RelE/StbE family codes for the protein MKITNFSHKGLKKLYLEDKAKGLPPDAVDKLRAMLSFLQDMREPEHLRAFPSWKAHQLTGNRKGVWSLHVTRNWRLTFQIKDGEIVEVNYEDYH